The Eurosta solidaginis isolate ZX-2024a chromosome 4, ASM4086904v1, whole genome shotgun sequence genome includes a window with the following:
- the S6kII gene encoding ribosomal protein S6 kinase 2 beta, giving the protein MPLADLNKDLRQQQQLGVGIAAAGGANTHLENTNGMLNQQQLRQRMHITSSGCSSLAVTPMEHTPTDEESGGVTTVTSSQRRQQVLQQQQQQLQQTALQAALEHHHISSVTAECSELMDLSDYEGYAPANNSGTELRENEFELREVIKEGHEKADPSQFELLRVLGEGSFGKVFLVRKVIGKDAGTLYAMKVLKKATLKVKDRVRSTNERKILADVGHAFIVKLHYAFQTPGKLYLILDFLRGGDLFTRLSKEVMFTEEDVKFYLAELALALNHLHSLGIIYRDLKPENILLDEHGHIALTDFGLSKQPLDGSKTYSFCGTVEYMAPEIVNRKGHDFAADWWSFGVLMYEMLTGNLPFHGQTRQETMNQILRSKLGMPENLSPEAQSLLRALFKRNPQNRLGAGPNGILDIKAHCFFATIDWLSLERKDVRPPFIPAVSRDDAFYFDVEYTSKSPRDSPGGPISASAHEIFRGFSFVAPVRLDQTSNNSSPLSPFVPTALPPQRSLPGVLAGNFHSEYNLLQELGRGTFSVCRLCEHRSTKKHFAVKIIEKAAAAASSSSADCWEEVEIMLRYGNHPNIVTLFSVYEDVTSAYLVMELLKGGELLDRILVVGQMCESEASAVLRTIVSAVAYLHEHGVVHRDLKPSNMIYASMRQTPETLKLCDLGFAKQLRADNGLLMTPCYTANFVAPEVLKRQGYDLACDIWSLGVLLYIMLSGRTPFASTPNDSPEVILKRIGSGHVDFTSNRWTLVGSEVKDLLRQMLHIVPENRPTATQILQHPWLREQSTGSVRLTEYAIVPTLMTGAGAITAAGDSSGGGGGGVGSIAGNALAVREATAALRGAVDATFRAIAIPQAANVGPVEMSKLAKRRAKDRANVHS; this is encoded by the exons ATGCCACTGGCCGATTTAAATAAAGATTTACGCCAGCAACAACAGCTAGGCGTTGGCATTGCTGCTGCTGGTGGGGCAAATACCCATTTGGAAAATACCAAtggcatgcttaaccaacaacAGCTGCGACAACGTATGCACATCACATCGTCGGGGTGCAGTAGTCTAGCCGTAACTCCAATGGAGCATACACCCACAGACGAAGAGAGTGGCGGTGTGACCACAGTGACGTCATCGCAACGCAGACAGCAGgtactgcaacaacaacagcaacagttgCAACAAACAGCATTACAAGCAGCATTAGAACATCATCACATTAGCTCGGTTACGGCTGAATGTAGCGAATTGATGGATTTAAGTGATTATGAAGGTTATGCACCAGCCAACAATAGTGGCACAGAGTTGCGAGAAAATGAATTTGAATTACGCGAAGTTATAAAGGAAGGTCATGAAAAAGCCGACCCCTCACAATTCGAGCTACTACGTGTATTGGGCGAAGGAAGCTTCGGCAAAGTGTTTTTGGTACGCAAGGTTATTGGCAAGGATGCTGGAACCTTGTACGCTATGAAAGTGCTGAAAAAAGCCACATTAAAGGTCAAGGATCGTGTGCGTAGTACAAACGAACGTAAAATATTAGCCGATGTGGGGCATGCTTTCATAGTAAAATTGCACTATGCATTCCAGACGCCCGgtaaattatatttaatattagaTTTTCTGCGCGGTGGTGATTTGTTTACGCGGCTATCCAAGGAAGTAATGTTTACAGAGGaagatgttaaattttatttagccGAACTGGCTTTAGCGTTAAATCATCTGCATTCTTTAGGTATAATCTATAGGGATTTGAAGCCAGAAAATATATTGCTGGACGAACACGGACACATAGCGCTTACAGATTTTGGGCTATCGAAACAACCATTGGATGGTTCAAAAACATACAGCTTTTGTGGAACCGTCGAGTATATGGCGCCTGAGATAGTTAATCGTAAAGGACACGACTTTGCTGCTGACTGGTGGTCCTTTGGTGTGCTTATGTATGAAATGTTAACAGGCAATTTACCATTTCATGGCCAAACACGACAAGAGACAATGAATCAAATATTGCGTTCAAAGTTAGGTATGCCAGAAAATCTATCACCTGAAGCACAATCACTCCTGCGCGCTCTCTTCAAACGAAATCCACAAAATCGTTTGGGTGCTGGTCCTAATGGCATACTTGATATAAAAGCGCATTGTTTCTTTGCCACAATCGATTGGTTGAGCTTGGAACGGAAAGACGTGCGTCCACCATTTATACCAGCAGTTTCACGAGACGATGCATTCTACTTTGATGTTGAGTATACTTCTAAATCACCACGCGACTCACCAGGTGGCCCTATCTCTGCGTCAGCTCACGAAATCTTCAGAGGTTTCAGCTTTGTAGCGCCTGTGCGTTTAGATCAAACATCCAACAATTCAAGTCCCTTATCGCCATTTGTGCCCACTGCGCTACCACCACAGCGTTCACTGCCCGGTGTGCTGGCAGGAAACTTCCATTCTGAATACAATTTATTGCAAGAACTCGGGCGTGGCACATTCTCCGTGTGTCGTTTGTGTGAACATCGTTCAACAAAGAAACATTTTGCTGTCAAAATTATTGAAAAGGCAGCAGCTGCAGCATCATCGAGCTCTGCAGATTGCTGGGAGGAGGTGGAGATTATGTTGCGATATGGCAATCATCCAAATATTGTTACCTTATTCTCAGTATATGAAGATGTTACTTCAGCGTACCTGGTTATGGAGTTGTTGAAGGGTGGTGAACTGCTCGATCGTATACTCGTCGTGGGTCAAATGTGTGAGAGTGAAGCGAGTGCTGTTTTAAGAACGATAGTGTCAGCGGTGGCGTACTTGCACGAACATGGCGTAGTACATCGTGACCTGAAACCATCGAATATGATTTATGCAAGCATGAGGCAGACACCGGAAACCTTAAAGCTATGTGATCTCG GTTTCGCAAAGCAATTACGCGCCGACAACGGTCTCCTTATGACTCCTTGCTACACAGCTAATTTTGTAGCGCCAGAAGTGCTGAAACGCCAAGGGTACGATCTCGCCTGTGATATCTGGTCGTTGGGTGTTTTGCTTTATATTATGCTCTCTGGCCGCACGCCGTTTGCCTCAACACCGAATGACTCGCCTGAGGTGATATTAAAACGTATCGGTTCTGGTCACGTGGACTTCACATCGAATCGTTGGACTTTGGTCGGTAGCGAAGTGAAAGATTTATTACGTCAAATGCTACATATTGTACCCGAAAATAGACCAACAGCTACGCAAATTTTACAACATCCATGGCTGCGTGAACAATCAACAGGGTCAGTGCGCCTGACTGAATATGCGATAGTACCTACGCTTATGACGGGAGCGGGCGCCATTACCGCTGCAGGTGATAGCAGCGGTGGCGGAGGAGGAGGTGTTGGCAGCATAGCAGGGAACGCCCTCGCAGTTCGCGAAGCGACAGCAGCATTGCGCGGTGCGGTCGATGCAACTTTTCGAGCCATTGCAATACCACAAGCGGCCAATGTTGGTCCAGTAGAAATGTCGAAATTAGCGAAACGACGTGCCAAAGATCGTGCCAATGTACATTCCTAA